In the genome of Acidimicrobiales bacterium, one region contains:
- a CDS encoding M1 family metallopeptidase, giving the protein MPLAAGRPARRARTAPAFAVLVLAAALACGGGDGDGDGNRSAPTTAPRSAPTTAGPPGRSGGLPATGLGDPYFPDLGAPGIDVRHYDVDLDVDADLLASGTVTLTLRATEDLPRLAIDARSMDVEEVTLDGEPVAFTLEDPELLVTPDRPVAAGATVDLAVTFTDDPTPVDSEGKLGPGWVVAEDHAFTINEPEATRDWLPSLDHPSDKATWRIAVTPPPGTIAVANGVRVSSPPEGQAGAWVWEMDDPMATYLLQVLVGDFVLVEGTAPGGLPLSSAVLRDDAEALAPFLDRVGDQVAFFEEAFGPYPFAAYGVAVVGQPLGLALEQQGRSVFGRDAVDLQVAAHELAHQWFGDAVTASRWDDIWLAESFATYGQWLWLDHTGERALATSATQALADRVERGGPPTGAPTRDEMFGPTVYEGGAVVVHALRREVGDEPFFTLLRRWVAENAGTSRATEDFVALAEEVAGRDLADFFATWLEAEVPPSRFP; this is encoded by the coding sequence ATGCCCCTCGCCGCCGGCCGCCCGGCCCGCCGGGCCCGCACCGCCCCGGCTTTCGCCGTTCTCGTCCTGGCCGCCGCCCTGGCCTGCGGAGGGGGGGACGGTGACGGGGACGGCAACCGTTCGGCCCCGACGACGGCGCCCCGCTCGGCCCCCACCACGGCCGGCCCCCCGGGCAGGTCGGGCGGCCTCCCAGCCACCGGGCTGGGCGACCCGTACTTCCCCGACCTCGGGGCGCCGGGCATCGACGTCCGGCACTACGACGTGGACCTGGACGTGGACGCCGACCTGCTGGCCTCGGGCACCGTGACCCTCACCCTGCGGGCCACCGAGGACCTGCCCCGCCTGGCCATCGACGCCCGGTCCATGGACGTCGAGGAGGTGACCCTCGACGGCGAGCCGGTGGCCTTCACCCTCGAGGACCCGGAGCTGCTGGTCACCCCGGACCGGCCGGTGGCCGCCGGCGCCACCGTCGACCTGGCCGTGACCTTCACCGACGACCCGACCCCCGTCGACAGCGAGGGCAAGCTGGGGCCGGGCTGGGTGGTGGCCGAGGACCACGCCTTCACCATCAACGAGCCCGAGGCCACCCGGGACTGGCTGCCCTCCCTCGACCACCCCTCCGACAAGGCCACCTGGCGCATCGCCGTCACCCCCCCGCCGGGCACCATCGCCGTGGCCAACGGGGTCCGGGTGTCGTCCCCGCCCGAGGGCCAGGCCGGGGCCTGGGTGTGGGAGATGGACGACCCCATGGCCACCTACCTGCTGCAGGTGCTGGTGGGCGACTTCGTGCTGGTCGAGGGGACGGCCCCCGGCGGGCTCCCGCTGTCCAGCGCCGTGCTGCGCGACGACGCCGAGGCCCTGGCCCCCTTCCTCGACCGGGTCGGCGACCAGGTGGCCTTCTTCGAGGAGGCCTTCGGGCCCTACCCCTTCGCCGCCTACGGGGTGGCGGTGGTGGGCCAGCCCCTGGGCCTGGCCCTGGAGCAGCAGGGCCGGTCGGTCTTCGGCCGCGACGCGGTCGACCTGCAGGTGGCGGCCCACGAGCTGGCCCACCAGTGGTTCGGCGACGCCGTGACCGCGTCCCGCTGGGACGACATCTGGCTGGCCGAGAGCTTCGCCACCTACGGCCAGTGGCTGTGGCTCGACCACACCGGCGAGCGGGCCCTGGCCACCTCGGCCACCCAGGCCCTGGCCGACCGGGTCGAGCGGGGCGGCCCGCCGACCGGGGCCCCCACCCGGGACGAGATGTTCGGCCCCACCGTCTACGAGGGGGGCGCGGTGGTGGTCCACGCCCTGCGCCGGGAGGTCGGCGACGAGCCCTTCTTCACCCTCCTGCGGCGCTGGGTGGCCGAGAACGCCGGCACCAGCCGCGCCACCGAGGACTTCGTGGCCCTGGCCGAGGAGGTGGCCGGTCGCGACCTGGCCGACTTCTTCGCCACCTGGCTGGAGGCCGAGGTGCCCCCGTCGAGGTTCCCGTAG
- a CDS encoding alpha/beta hydrolase produces MTAEVPLHPDAPGWFRRALAVPFTDEQVEVAGCPIHYLAWGERGRRGLVFVHGGGAHAHWWTHVAAPFAEELRVVAIDLSGHGDSGHRPVYDFEQWTDEVMAVTEDAGIEGLPTIVGHSMGGFVTIATAALHPDRVSGVVICDSPVTEPDPEVESYRLKEAFGRPRTYPTEAEALARFRTVPAQERYLDYVMDHVGRRSLVAGDEGYRWKFDRTVFAQFAGGSIRAIALPHLRRVVARFALLRSENGLVTLDIGQSMNEALGRVAPVIEIPEAGHHPMLDQPLILLTALRTLLADWEHSEPHRRR; encoded by the coding sequence GTGACCGCCGAGGTGCCCCTCCACCCGGACGCGCCGGGTTGGTTCCGCCGGGCCCTGGCCGTGCCCTTCACCGACGAGCAGGTCGAGGTGGCCGGCTGCCCCATCCACTACCTGGCCTGGGGTGAGCGGGGCCGCCGGGGCCTGGTCTTCGTGCACGGCGGCGGGGCCCACGCCCACTGGTGGACCCACGTGGCCGCCCCCTTCGCGGAGGAGCTGCGGGTGGTGGCCATCGACCTGTCGGGCCACGGCGACAGCGGCCACCGCCCGGTCTACGACTTCGAGCAGTGGACCGACGAGGTCATGGCCGTCACCGAGGACGCCGGCATCGAGGGCCTGCCCACCATCGTGGGCCACAGCATGGGCGGCTTCGTCACCATCGCCACCGCCGCCCTCCACCCCGACCGGGTCTCCGGCGTGGTCATCTGCGACTCGCCGGTCACCGAGCCCGACCCGGAGGTGGAGTCGTACCGGCTGAAGGAGGCCTTCGGCCGGCCCCGGACCTACCCGACCGAGGCCGAGGCCCTGGCCCGGTTCCGCACCGTGCCGGCCCAGGAGCGCTACCTCGACTACGTGATGGACCACGTCGGCCGCCGGTCCCTGGTGGCCGGCGACGAGGGCTACCGCTGGAAGTTCGACCGCACGGTGTTCGCCCAGTTCGCCGGCGGGTCGATCCGGGCCATCGCCCTGCCCCACCTGCGGCGGGTGGTGGCCCGCTTCGCCCTCCTGCGCTCGGAGAACGGCCTGGTGACCCTCGACATCGGCCAGTCGATGAACGAGGCCCTGGGCCGGGTGGCCCCGGTCATCGAGATCCCCGAGGCCGGCCACCACCCCATGCTCGACCAGCCCCTCATCCTGCTCACGGCCCTCCGCACCCTGTTGGCCGACTGGGAGCACTCCGAGCCCCACCGCCGCCGTTGA
- a CDS encoding MFS transporter has product MPTPGGDRHHEAPVDAPPAPEARAFPLWPLMVMALVALVDQIDVSVARGVLPVLEDEWGLSDTELGLISSVFIVVSTIATIPAGYVADHYRRTRVIGWTLLSWSGLILLSATAVNYVNLLVARALMGVGQAVDDPASTSYLGDSYPARMRARVFSFQQVSFFLGGGIGLAAGGAIGEWLGWRWAFALVGVPGALVALAVFRLREPRRGEAELPAAMTQAEVDALPPRATDRLSGAGGLSFRQFTRLAGTELVSQMRMIFGIRTMRYVLVGVAALLFTVAGIGTWLAIYHERYSDMSATQATAVTGGLLGIGGLLGTLGGGAFSDRYHHRWMGGRIVIVVWSAVASAALFMASFAVDAVPLRLALQFVGVTAAAGAAPGLRAVMLDVVPPESRGVGASALALTSSIFGQALAPVLVGAISSATGSLVVAFYIVFPPVILGLLLLLRARHTLADDAQAIITAIMEENQLLEAERRALGVLDPDTAP; this is encoded by the coding sequence ATGCCCACCCCGGGAGGTGACCGCCACCACGAGGCCCCGGTGGACGCCCCGCCGGCCCCCGAGGCCCGCGCCTTCCCGCTGTGGCCGCTGATGGTCATGGCCCTGGTGGCCCTGGTCGACCAGATCGACGTGTCGGTGGCCCGGGGCGTGCTCCCGGTGCTGGAGGACGAGTGGGGCCTCAGCGACACCGAGCTGGGCCTCATCTCCTCGGTGTTCATCGTGGTCAGCACCATCGCCACCATCCCGGCCGGCTACGTGGCCGACCACTACCGGCGCACCCGGGTCATCGGGTGGACCCTCCTGTCCTGGAGCGGCCTGATCCTGCTCTCGGCCACCGCCGTCAACTACGTGAACCTGCTGGTGGCCCGAGCCCTCATGGGCGTGGGCCAGGCCGTCGACGACCCGGCCTCGACCTCGTACCTGGGCGACAGCTACCCGGCCCGGATGCGGGCCCGGGTGTTCTCGTTCCAGCAGGTCAGCTTCTTCCTGGGCGGCGGCATCGGGCTGGCCGCCGGCGGGGCCATCGGCGAGTGGCTGGGCTGGCGCTGGGCCTTCGCCCTGGTCGGGGTGCCGGGCGCCCTGGTGGCGCTGGCCGTGTTCCGCCTCCGCGAGCCCCGCCGGGGCGAGGCCGAGCTCCCCGCGGCCATGACCCAGGCCGAGGTCGACGCCCTGCCGCCCCGGGCCACCGACCGGCTCTCCGGCGCCGGGGGCCTGTCGTTCCGGCAGTTCACCCGCCTGGCCGGCACCGAGCTGGTGAGCCAGATGCGCATGATCTTCGGCATCCGCACCATGCGCTACGTGCTGGTCGGGGTGGCGGCCCTGCTGTTCACGGTGGCCGGCATCGGCACCTGGCTGGCCATCTACCACGAGCGCTACTCCGACATGTCGGCCACCCAGGCCACTGCCGTCACCGGCGGGCTGCTGGGCATCGGCGGGCTGCTCGGCACCCTGGGCGGCGGAGCCTTCTCCGACCGGTACCACCACCGGTGGATGGGGGGCCGCATCGTCATCGTGGTCTGGTCGGCGGTGGCCAGCGCGGCGCTGTTCATGGCCTCCTTCGCCGTCGACGCGGTGCCGCTCCGCCTGGCCCTCCAGTTCGTGGGCGTCACCGCCGCCGCCGGGGCCGCCCCCGGCCTGCGGGCCGTGATGCTGGACGTGGTGCCCCCCGAGTCCCGCGGGGTCGGCGCCTCGGCCCTGGCCCTGACCTCGTCCATCTTCGGCCAGGCCCTGGCCCCCGTGCTGGTGGGGGCCATCTCCAGCGCCACCGGCTCGCTGGTGGTGGCCTTCTACATCGTCTTCCCGCCGGTGATCCTGGGGCTCCTGCTGCTGCTGCGGGCCCGCCACACCCTGGCCGACGACGCCCAGGCCATCATCACCGCCATCATGGAGGAGAACCAGCTCCTGGAGGCCGAGCGCCGGGCCCTGGGCGTGCTCGACCCCGACACCGCGCCCTGA
- a CDS encoding LLM class F420-dependent oxidoreductase, which produces MTRLGYQIPNFTYEGVAPADLFPTVARQATEADTSGFDTVMVMDHFYQLPMLGPPELEMMECYTLLAALAQHTSTARLSALVTGNTYRNPAVLAKTVTTLDVVSGGRGQLGIGAGWFELEHDAFGIEFGTFTDRFEKLEEALQIITGMLAGERPSLDGRWYQVTEAINSPAPLSAIPVMIGGGGERKTLRLVARFATDSNLICGADEIPRKLDALAGHCADLGRDRSEITVTWQGRACVAPTHDQAVAELDAFLASRGLDVASMDPEQAAGVRAMVPHGDPDEIGELFSEQMATGIDGFTVSAPANGHVEGRVALLGQTLSRVVP; this is translated from the coding sequence GTGACCCGCCTCGGCTACCAGATCCCCAACTTCACCTACGAGGGGGTCGCCCCGGCCGACCTCTTCCCCACCGTGGCCCGCCAGGCCACCGAGGCCGACACCTCGGGCTTCGACACGGTGATGGTGATGGACCACTTCTACCAGCTGCCCATGCTGGGCCCGCCGGAGCTGGAGATGATGGAGTGCTACACGCTGCTGGCGGCCCTGGCCCAGCACACCTCCACGGCCCGGCTCTCCGCCCTGGTCACCGGCAACACGTACCGGAACCCGGCGGTGCTGGCCAAGACCGTCACCACCCTGGACGTGGTGTCGGGGGGCCGGGGCCAGCTCGGCATCGGGGCCGGGTGGTTCGAGCTGGAGCACGACGCCTTCGGCATCGAGTTCGGCACCTTCACCGACCGGTTCGAGAAGCTGGAGGAGGCCCTGCAGATCATCACCGGCATGCTGGCCGGGGAGCGCCCCAGCCTGGACGGGCGGTGGTACCAGGTCACCGAGGCCATCAACTCGCCGGCCCCGCTGTCGGCCATCCCGGTCATGATCGGCGGCGGGGGCGAGAGGAAGACCCTGCGCCTGGTGGCCCGCTTCGCCACCGACTCCAACCTGATCTGCGGGGCCGACGAGATCCCCCGCAAGCTCGACGCCCTGGCCGGCCACTGCGCGGACTTGGGCCGCGACCGCTCGGAGATCACCGTGACCTGGCAGGGCCGGGCCTGCGTGGCCCCCACCCACGACCAGGCCGTGGCCGAGCTGGACGCCTTCCTGGCCTCCCGGGGCCTGGACGTGGCCTCCATGGACCCCGAGCAGGCCGCCGGGGTGCGGGCCATGGTCCCCCACGGCGATCCCGACGAGATCGGCGAGCTGTTCTCCGAGCAGATGGCCACCGGCATCGACGGCTTCACCGTCAGCGCCCCGGCCAACGGCCACGTCGAGGGCCGGGTGGCCCTGCTGGGCCAGACCCTCAGCCGCGTGGTGCCCTGA
- a CDS encoding amidase: MDTPWQNDACSLVDAFRAGERSPVEELDATLAAIEASDLNCFSFLDPERARAAARSADLSLPFGGVPTGIKELEAVEGWPDTGASLVFKDRVADHTMHSVQRLLDEGGAVPVGLTTSSEFGGLNVSVTKLNGVAHNPWRHGRTVGGSSGGAAASVSGGLVSLATGGDGGGSIRIPAGYTGLLGMKGTFGRITRGPSAMSRPNTVVLGNLARSVRDAARFYDVCAGVDPYDPTSLPSPGRWEAGLGNQDLRGLKVAVVPGLGGVTLEPGVEERIREQAELLIRDNGMVQVDLDVRPPNLAAQWMMGNLSTLLAELGDQWPRCASQLTDEVALGLFLSQAFYNLHTAASAEALRVQANTAMADAFAEVDLIIAATNPGPAFPAESVTSNPEDDLLDWVRSNPAFRYAFRGALMGTRLATTFAPALPTRILDFFSSRFPDMVNMGALTIIANIYGNPAVSIPAGTVDGLPVGLQVLGRHHTDDLLFDVALSVERERPWPLVAPPVAVAGGSSTTASSEPAPA, from the coding sequence GTGGACACCCCATGGCAGAACGATGCTTGCTCCCTGGTCGACGCCTTCCGAGCCGGGGAGCGATCCCCGGTCGAGGAGCTGGACGCCACCCTGGCCGCCATCGAGGCGTCGGACCTGAACTGCTTCTCCTTCCTCGACCCGGAGCGGGCCCGGGCGGCGGCGCGGTCCGCTGACCTGTCGCTGCCCTTCGGTGGCGTGCCCACCGGCATCAAGGAGCTGGAGGCGGTGGAGGGCTGGCCCGACACGGGAGCCTCCCTGGTGTTCAAGGACCGGGTGGCCGACCACACGATGCACAGCGTGCAGCGCCTCCTCGACGAGGGCGGGGCCGTGCCCGTCGGCCTCACCACCTCCAGCGAGTTCGGCGGCCTCAACGTGAGCGTCACCAAGCTCAACGGCGTGGCCCACAACCCGTGGCGCCACGGCCGCACCGTGGGCGGCTCGTCCGGCGGCGCCGCGGCCTCGGTGTCGGGCGGCCTGGTCAGCCTGGCCACCGGCGGCGACGGGGGCGGCTCCATCCGCATCCCCGCCGGCTACACCGGCCTGCTGGGCATGAAGGGCACCTTCGGGCGCATCACCCGCGGGCCCTCGGCCATGAGCCGCCCCAACACGGTGGTGCTGGGCAACCTGGCCCGGTCGGTGCGTGACGCGGCCCGCTTCTACGACGTGTGCGCCGGCGTCGACCCCTACGACCCCACCAGCCTGCCCTCGCCCGGGCGCTGGGAGGCCGGCCTCGGCAACCAGGACCTCCGCGGCCTGAAGGTGGCGGTGGTGCCCGGCCTGGGCGGCGTCACCCTGGAGCCCGGGGTGGAGGAGCGCATCCGCGAGCAGGCCGAGCTGCTCATCAGGGACAACGGCATGGTCCAGGTCGACCTGGACGTGCGCCCCCCGAACCTGGCCGCCCAGTGGATGATGGGCAACCTGTCGACCCTGCTGGCCGAGCTGGGCGACCAGTGGCCCCGCTGCGCGTCGCAGCTCACCGACGAGGTGGCCCTGGGCCTGTTCCTGTCGCAGGCCTTCTACAACCTCCACACCGCGGCCTCGGCCGAGGCCCTCCGGGTGCAGGCCAACACGGCCATGGCCGATGCCTTCGCCGAGGTGGACCTGATCATCGCCGCCACCAACCCGGGGCCGGCGTTCCCGGCCGAGTCGGTGACCAGCAACCCCGAGGACGACCTGCTCGACTGGGTCCGCTCCAACCCGGCCTTCCGCTACGCCTTCCGCGGCGCCCTGATGGGCACCCGGCTGGCCACCACCTTCGCCCCCGCCCTCCCGACCCGCATCCTGGACTTCTTCAGCAGCCGGTTCCCGGACATGGTGAACATGGGCGCCCTGACCATCATCGCCAACATCTACGGCAACCCGGCGGTGTCCATCCCGGCCGGCACCGTGGACGGCCTGCCGGTGGGGTTGCAGGTGCTGGGCCGCCACCACACCGACGACCTGCTGTTCGACGTGGCCCTGTCGGTGGAGCGCGAGCGGCCGTGGCCGCTGGTGGCCCCGCCGGTGGCGGTGGCCGGGGGCTCCTCGACCACGGCCTCCTCGGAGCCGGCCCCGGCCTGA
- a CDS encoding HD domain-containing protein translates to MTTTEPESRVEPTTFTRMDESTAEQWAVIGGETLKNQPRVAEQFLTMLRQLADITDGFATDQLTHVLQTATLAERSGADDEMVFGALCHDIGKVISVFNHPAIAAEMIKPYVRSEVYHAILYHQDFQGRHYYEHFGKSPDERDKHQGQPWFDLAAQFADEWDQVAFDPNAETLPLEHFEPLVRRLTEMPNSF, encoded by the coding sequence ATGACGACGACCGAGCCGGAGAGCCGGGTGGAGCCCACCACGTTCACGCGGATGGACGAGTCCACCGCCGAGCAGTGGGCGGTGATCGGCGGCGAGACGCTGAAGAACCAGCCCCGGGTGGCCGAGCAGTTCCTCACCATGCTGCGCCAGCTGGCCGACATCACCGACGGCTTCGCCACCGACCAGCTCACCCACGTGCTCCAGACGGCCACCCTGGCCGAGCGGTCCGGGGCCGACGACGAGATGGTGTTCGGGGCCCTGTGCCACGACATCGGCAAGGTCATCAGCGTGTTCAACCACCCGGCCATCGCCGCCGAGATGATCAAGCCCTACGTCCGCTCGGAGGTGTACCACGCCATCCTGTACCACCAGGACTTCCAGGGCCGGCACTACTACGAGCACTTCGGCAAGAGCCCCGACGAGCGCGACAAGCACCAGGGCCAGCCCTGGTTCGACCTGGCCGCCCAGTTCGCGGACGAGTGGGACCAGGTGGCCTTCGACCCCAACGCCGAGACGCTGCCCCTGGAGCACTTCGAGCCCCTGGTGCGGCGCCTGACGGAGATGCCCAACAGCTTCTAG
- a CDS encoding sensor domain-containing diguanylate cyclase has protein sequence MDIDLAWRRARADHGARRGTEAAIQRCRGWCLAVGVIQSALYPGDRAWLGWLGIALVAATWAATGAVLSRPLAPRALHRLGVASMAADVAVMSLVLANLLRDPTDPVQMLPLVIAAEGAMRWGRRGGIAAGLGAGLMTATWSVVVHTRADLPLEPAFVTVRVLIVTVIGALLGSTVSAVRQHQRLATVVCDGTSDLIASFDLDGRIRSVNPACEAVLGYTPEQMVGQDRAAFMAPGPQDRPAPAPGSPEAAAPRRVERCFLHRRGHEVWLELEVQPDLDAGLVYVIGRDVSDRRRTEDELRHRADHDALTGAANRSRLLARLERELRGPRRLFLLYADLDGFKAVNDRHGHATGDAVLVEAVDRIRAVVRPADLVARLSGDELCVLLPAPVSEGDAHDTARDIAATIARPFLVGEDEIRVTASVGVAASLPSDQPGDVLERADQAMYERKRAHRARRAALPARAGGVQALSCREVPATHP, from the coding sequence GTGGACATCGACCTGGCGTGGCGACGGGCCCGGGCCGACCACGGCGCCCGCCGGGGCACCGAGGCCGCCATCCAACGGTGCCGGGGCTGGTGCCTGGCCGTCGGCGTGATCCAGTCGGCCCTCTACCCCGGGGACCGGGCCTGGCTGGGGTGGCTGGGCATCGCCCTGGTCGCCGCCACCTGGGCCGCCACCGGCGCCGTCCTGAGCCGGCCGCTCGCCCCCCGGGCCCTGCACCGGCTGGGTGTCGCCTCCATGGCCGCCGACGTCGCGGTCATGTCCCTCGTCCTGGCCAACCTCCTGCGCGATCCCACCGACCCGGTCCAGATGCTGCCGCTGGTCATCGCGGCCGAGGGGGCCATGCGGTGGGGGCGCCGGGGCGGCATCGCCGCCGGCCTGGGCGCCGGCCTGATGACCGCCACCTGGTCGGTGGTGGTCCACACGAGGGCCGACCTCCCCCTGGAGCCCGCCTTCGTCACCGTCCGCGTCCTGATCGTGACCGTGATCGGCGCCCTGCTGGGCTCCACGGTCAGCGCCGTCCGGCAGCACCAGCGCCTGGCCACGGTGGTCTGCGACGGCACCAGCGACCTGATCGCCTCCTTCGACCTGGACGGGCGGATCCGCTCGGTCAACCCAGCCTGCGAAGCGGTCCTGGGCTACACCCCCGAGCAGATGGTGGGCCAGGACCGGGCCGCCTTCATGGCCCCCGGCCCGCAGGACCGGCCCGCACCAGCCCCCGGGAGCCCGGAGGCCGCCGCCCCGCGCCGGGTCGAGCGCTGCTTCCTGCACCGCCGTGGCCACGAGGTGTGGCTGGAGCTGGAGGTCCAGCCTGACCTGGACGCCGGCCTGGTCTACGTCATCGGTCGGGACGTGAGCGACCGGCGCCGGACCGAGGACGAGCTCCGCCACCGGGCCGACCACGACGCCCTCACCGGGGCGGCCAACCGGTCGCGGCTGCTGGCCCGGCTGGAGCGCGAGCTGCGGGGGCCGCGGCGCCTGTTCCTGCTCTACGCCGACCTGGACGGGTTCAAGGCCGTCAACGACCGCCACGGCCACGCCACCGGAGACGCGGTGCTGGTCGAGGCGGTGGACCGCATCCGGGCCGTGGTCCGGCCGGCCGACCTGGTGGCCCGCCTGTCGGGTGACGAGCTGTGCGTGCTCCTGCCCGCCCCGGTGTCGGAGGGCGACGCGCACGACACCGCTCGCGACATCGCCGCCACCATCGCCCGTCCCTTCCTGGTGGGCGAGGACGAGATCCGGGTCACGGCGTCGGTGGGGGTGGCGGCCAGCCTCCCGTCCGACCAGCCGGGCGACGTCCTGGAGCGGGCCGACCAGGCCATGTACGAGCGCAAGCGGGCCCACCGGGCCCGGCGGGCCGCGCTGCCGGCCCGGGCCGGCGGAGTGCAGGCCCTCTCCTGTCGTGAGGTTCCGGCCACCCACCCATAG
- a CDS encoding Ig-like domain-containing protein codes for MPRAHGRRRFVLGAVLALVTLGAAAVPASAQDPAPPSWRAVGQPTVGARFAGTKGPSSSSRSATPRAIGDVTIQSLGCSPSSVAHGAQTTCSFQARNTTTTATTVDLSATGDAELAVTGATLGASTSGGTATAEDAPLPPASSSPIQVNAGATFAGYYPLQTPGLAIPPTPIQDDQMFNITTQPFRWSGGVYVGLGVSANGYIVVGGADTAKDATATPQDVPNAGRPDNVLAPFWTDLTPAGGGALRLATVAPTGEGFSPCNRPYFIVVQWEMFEYGTDTMRKAQLWIQADDPECATDTAPAETIYFTYDHSTMTTPPARPFRIAAENSTGTVGGMRPVGELPSGNFRVTSSGATQPGSPVTWDVVATGTAGGTGTIAATVASSLIPGSSTVSQDVTVTGQPAPTVTDDPDDETVTAGQQAVFTAAATGAGSVAWQVSTDDGATWDPVPGASATTLAVTASGDHDGHQYRAVFSNPTGTATATTDPATLTVERIGTTTTVVPSPSAPSVGQAVTFTAEVFPAGATGTVQFSVDGTPLGGPVAVSGGSATSPPTSSLAPGDHTVTAVYSGDGDHAGSTGTGGVSVGKTLTTTTVALAPTAPLVGEGVTFTATVAPPGATGTVQFTLDGVALGGPVAVAGGTATSPVASGLERGAHVVVAAYSGDATRAMSTSGPVAFTVARRTTTTGVVVAPAAPQRGDEVTFTATVTPGPTGGAVQFSVDGNPVGAPVGVVGGTATSAPVSDLPAGDHTVSASYSGGDAHCPPPRPR; via the coding sequence ATGCCTCGAGCTCATGGCCGCCGCCGCTTCGTCCTGGGGGCCGTCCTGGCCCTCGTCACCCTCGGGGCCGCCGCCGTCCCGGCCTCGGCCCAGGACCCGGCCCCGCCATCGTGGCGGGCCGTCGGCCAGCCCACCGTGGGGGCCCGGTTCGCGGGCACCAAGGGCCCCTCGTCCTCGTCCCGATCGGCCACGCCCCGGGCCATCGGTGACGTCACCATCCAGTCGCTGGGCTGCTCCCCCTCGTCGGTGGCCCACGGCGCCCAGACCACCTGCTCCTTCCAGGCCCGGAACACCACCACCACGGCGACGACGGTCGACCTGAGCGCCACCGGCGACGCCGAGCTGGCCGTCACCGGGGCCACCCTGGGGGCCTCCACGTCCGGGGGGACGGCCACCGCCGAGGACGCCCCCCTGCCCCCGGCGAGCTCCTCGCCGATCCAGGTGAACGCCGGCGCCACCTTCGCCGGCTACTACCCGCTGCAGACGCCCGGCCTGGCCATCCCGCCGACGCCCATCCAGGACGACCAGATGTTCAACATCACCACCCAGCCCTTCCGCTGGAGCGGCGGCGTCTACGTCGGCCTCGGCGTCTCGGCCAACGGCTACATCGTCGTCGGCGGCGCCGACACGGCCAAGGACGCCACCGCCACCCCCCAGGACGTGCCCAACGCCGGCCGACCCGACAACGTGCTGGCCCCCTTCTGGACCGACCTGACCCCGGCCGGCGGCGGCGCCCTCCGCCTGGCCACCGTGGCCCCGACCGGAGAGGGCTTCTCTCCGTGCAACCGGCCGTACTTCATCGTGGTCCAGTGGGAGATGTTCGAGTACGGCACCGACACGATGCGCAAGGCGCAGCTCTGGATCCAGGCCGACGATCCCGAGTGCGCCACGGACACGGCTCCGGCCGAGACCATCTACTTCACCTACGACCACTCCACCATGACCACCCCGCCGGCGCGGCCCTTCCGGATCGCAGCCGAGAACAGCACCGGCACCGTGGGCGGCATGCGGCCCGTCGGCGAGCTGCCCTCCGGCAACTTCCGCGTCACCAGCAGCGGCGCCACCCAGCCCGGCTCCCCGGTCACCTGGGACGTGGTGGCCACCGGGACGGCCGGCGGGACGGGCACCATCGCCGCCACCGTGGCGTCGTCGCTGATCCCGGGCTCCTCCACCGTCTCCCAGGACGTCACGGTGACGGGCCAGCCCGCCCCCACCGTCACCGACGACCCCGACGACGAGACCGTCACCGCCGGCCAGCAGGCCGTGTTCACCGCCGCCGCCACCGGCGCCGGGAGCGTGGCCTGGCAGGTCTCCACCGACGACGGGGCCACGTGGGACCCCGTGCCCGGGGCCAGCGCCACCACCCTCGCCGTCACCGCCAGCGGCGACCACGACGGCCACCAGTACCGGGCCGTCTTCTCCAACCCCACCGGCACGGCCACGGCGACCACCGACCCCGCCACCCTCACCGTGGAGCGCATCGGCACCACCACCACGGTGGTGCCCAGCCCGTCCGCCCCGTCGGTGGGCCAGGCCGTGACCTTCACCGCCGAGGTGTTCCCGGCCGGGGCCACCGGCACGGTGCAGTTCTCGGTCGACGGCACCCCCCTGGGGGGGCCGGTGGCCGTGTCCGGCGGCAGCGCCACCAGCCCCCCCACCTCCTCCCTGGCCCCCGGCGACCACACCGTCACCGCCGTGTACTCCGGTGACGGGGACCACGCCGGCTCCACCGGCACCGGGGGCGTGTCGGTGGGCAAGACCCTGACCACCACCACGGTGGCCCTGGCTCCCACCGCCCCCCTGGTCGGCGAGGGCGTCACCTTCACCGCCACGGTGGCCCCGCCCGGGGCCACCGGCACCGTGCAGTTCACGCTCGACGGCGTGGCCCTGGGTGGCCCCGTGGCCGTCGCCGGGGGCACGGCCACCAGCCCGGTGGCCTCGGGCCTGGAGCGCGGCGCCCACGTGGTGGTGGCCGCCTACTCCGGCGACGCCACCCGGGCCATGTCCACCTCCGGCCCCGTCGCCTTCACCGTGGCCCGCCGCACCACCACCACCGGGGTGGTCGTGGCCCCGGCCGCCCCCCAGCGGGGTGACGAGGTGACCTTCACGGCCACGGTCACCCCCGGACCCACCGGGGGCGCGGTCCAGTTCTCGGTGGACGGGAACCCGGTCGGCGCGCCGGTGGGCGTGGTCGGGGGCACGGCCACCAGCGCCCCCGTCTCCGACCTGCCCGCCGGTGACCACACCGTGTCGGCCAGCTACTCGGGCGGCGACGCCCACTGCCCTCCACCTCGTCCCCGGTGA